A region from the Dehalogenimonas sp. THU2 genome encodes:
- a CDS encoding protease inhibitor I42 family protein, whose amino-acid sequence MIHNEKRRLGLAVVAGGLVVAAVIIISSLPAATIIINQTVMDQAYETSNGFILREVTVSQGDKFNVKLYSFPSAGMSWSARIDDFKIVKQQGPKEYSGSSPISTGGPGMEKWVFKAIAEGETTIIMTYGSVGLTGPPARNTLELKVTVKCSLSCLYPPGLSSLSEAKELDAASH is encoded by the coding sequence ATGATCCACAACGAAAAACGGCGCCTCGGGCTGGCGGTGGTGGCCGGTGGGTTGGTGGTTGCCGCCGTGATAATCATTTCGTCGCTGCCGGCGGCCACCATCATCATCAATCAAACCGTTATGGATCAAGCCTACGAGACCAGCAACGGGTTTATCTTACGTGAGGTCACCGTCTCTCAGGGTGACAAATTCAATGTGAAATTATACTCGTTTCCCTCAGCTGGAATGTCCTGGTCGGCTCGCATCGATGATTTCAAAATAGTTAAACAGCAGGGCCCCAAAGAATATTCGGGAAGTTCACCGATTTCCACCGGCGGACCGGGCATGGAAAAGTGGGTGTTCAAAGCAATCGCTGAAGGCGAGACTACCATCATCATGACCTACGGGTCTGTCGGCCTCACCGGTCCTCCTGCCCGAAACACACTGGAATTGAAGGTGACGGTGAAGTGCTCCCTCTCGTGTCTTTATCCACCGGGTCTGTCATCCTTGAGCGAAGCGAAGGAGCTCGATGCTGCATCGCACTGA